AAATCAGCCACAATTGCCGCTGACAGGCGCAAGCATCCTGCTTTGGCTTTTGTGTGTGTCTTGTCACAGGAGGTATCCATATAtcctctgtgtgtgtgagcgTCACTTTGTGGCTGTCTCCAACTCCTTTTCTAttcctgtgtgtgtgcgagtgtgtgtgtgagcttGCGGGTGTCTGTGTGCGCTTGGCTTTGACATTATTTGTGCTGCAAGCTGACAGATTTTCGTTTCGGCAGCattaaattgaattttgaCATTGCtttgcatacatatgtacatatatcaaGATatagagagcgagagagagcgaaaaaCCCCACCATGACTCCCCAGGAACTCCCGAACGATGAGTAGTGCCCCAACAGGCTGATGAACTTCTTGGGTTCCGTTTCGGTTTCGATGCTGCCTCGATCTTGTGCCAAAAAGCTCAACAGACTGATAAACTTCTTGGTTTCCGTTTCGGTTTCGACGTCTAGGCTAAAAGTTAGGCAATTCCTGGTCAGCACCTTGGGGCTCACAGGTCACGCGGAGGGGAGGACcacgaccaggaccaggactgtgatgctgctgctgcgtggcCACCTTGAAAATTAATTTCTCACGTTTCATGTACAATTTGTATGGCCGGAAGCATTTTCAATCCGTTGTGGCTGGGGGCCCAGTGCAATAGTGCCCTGCCCATCCTTCCCACCGCCTCTCGCTAATGAAGGTTTCATATTGCTCTTGTGTTGTTCTGCCAGCTATTCCTTatgtccctgcccctgccactgccactgccacctcTTGTGGCATGGCACTACCCGAGCACACAAATCGCCGCACGTACCAGAAGCTTAACTTCTCTTCCTCACGCCGCTTCTCCTTCCCCTACTCCTTAACGGAATGCAGTCcagacacacgcacacgctCACGCACACACATTCCGTGCAGTACCCAGTACTTGCAGAGTTCAGGGGTATATTGGCACCGTGAGATTGTATGCAACGCGAAGAATATATACTCTGGGCCATAAGCTCTTAAAGCTGGTATATATTTGAATGTATCTGGCATTCCAAGCTCTGGCATTCACACTTTAAAGATACTTTTTCAGATATCTCTCCTCTCTTGCGATGGCTATATTTGTTGAAATTTATCGGGTATTCCAGGGTCGGAATATAGATTGTAACTTTATTGCTTGTTTTGTATTTGGAGCGTGTAAAGTGATTTTTGTGTGGTCCCTCTGCttttccttctgctgctgctggctttGGTTATTAGCTTCCTTCCACTGGGCTTCGTATTCCTATTCTCTTTCTTCCACCACTTTGTCCGTTCGTGGTCTCCAGTGCCCGTTGGCCAGTGCCCAGTCCAAGTCCCAGTCCAAGTCCTAGTTCCATTCCGTTTGCGTGTGTTTGTCCAAATTGCACGGGATTATGGGTCTTAATTTTATGATTGCTTCTTTAATCAGCCTCTGTAACTGCACGCCAATTATGTCCGGGTCCGTGCTaattgtttctgtttctgttccaGTCTTGGCTTTATCcccctccacctccacctccacctctcTCCTCGCCGACAACGCCTTCCGAGGATTGTTCCTGTAATCGATGTGTGTTATTTGCGATTAGTCGAGCACCAAATGAGCTGGACGGTCCGGACAAGAATGACTTGCCCATCACGTATTTCGGTctctcctctccctctccacCAGCTGGAGTCCAGCCTCGCCTGCCACTCATTTGTCTCCGTGGCATGGGGCAGAATGACACAGTGGCAGGGAGGCGGACAGGGCAGCCAGAGCTACAAGTAGACATAATGAATGCATGCTTAACCGTAATAAAATGTTGCGGCATTTCGTACAACCTGCAAAACATGGATGAATCTGAAACGAACCGCCTCCCGCACCACCGCAAACTACGAGTAAGAGTACATGCAACCACATGAGTGGCTGCTCGTACTTGCAACACATGCTTTCTCACTGTCTTTCCCGTGCACAGTGTGGTCGGAGGGCCAAGAAGATTATCCACAAAAATAAAGGACCACACCTTAAAAGATGAAATAAGCAATGTCGAAAACAGTCGACATTGGAGCTATTTTtggaaaaactggaaaaacCTTCTTGGCAAACTGTGGCGACTCTGTGGCCTCACTGTGGCCTCACTGTGGCCTCACTGTGGCCTCACTGTGTCCTCACTGTGGCCTCACTGTGGCCTCACTGTGGCCTCACTGTGGCCTCACTGTGGCCCCACTGTGGCCTCAATTTAGCCCCATTGTAGCCCCACTGTATGGTGGCAAACATATTATGAGTGAAGAACAAGGCAATCAAATATTTTACATCCGTCCCCACACTGTCAGATGTCGGATCCAGCAAAGCAAAGCCAATAGGGACATCAACGACCAACGAATCCTCCATCAAGTATTAACGAAATAGATAAAAAAAAATCTCCTGAAAATATATTAGATTTTATATTGATTTATATCAATTTGGGCAATTTTAAAAATCGAGTTTCACGAATTTAACAAATATTTTGAGCCTCTGCTAGGGCCACACCCAACATTTGCATGGAACTCTGTTCCGGTATCATTTTCAAATTGATTACAACATAGCTGATGGGACTGGATCCAAAGATTAATTGGCTAATATTGGGCTGCGTAAACCAACATTGGCACAACTTTCTGAAATTAGTCTCATCGAAGGATTGCCTCAGGTTCTGCCGTTGGCCGTAAAATCCccttctgtttttttttccgtGCGAATGTCACACTTTTTTGCCATGTGCGAATGCGTATCTTGATAACGAAAAGTGCCCAATTACAGGTCTAATTAAGAGCTAGTATCCGTTTTATTTATTCATACGACCGTCGTGTGCGACATCATGGAAATGCCCGTTCAACAATTTGGTTTATAATCGTGATTTCGATATGTTTTTACGACTTTGATTGAATAAATTCTCATTCATTAGTTTTTCTGTATTTAACACGCATTCACAGACGAACGCGATTTCACTTAAATGTTTCATTCGAGCTTTTTACACTCGATTCCTGACATTCCCATTTCTGCAGTTCTTTTTCTTGTGCTTGCGAGAGGCTTGTCAACGCTGCGATACATTTTATTTGCATTAAGTGgaacccccctcccccactaAAATTCTGTTACATTTTTTGCGGGGTTTCCAGGCCCATCCAGTTGAAATAAAGAAATGTTCAGTGATTTTCAGTGCTTTTTCTGTTTATTTCATTATCCTTGCCAAAATTTAATATACACGGTTGTCCCTAGCCAGGTAAGCAGCCAGAAGCCATCCCCTTGCCAGGAACCTTAAACCATCAAGGTTGTCGGCCACTTTCTGATGTTTTCCGACCACCTCCAGGTAATTTTCGAATCATTTTTACTCGTAGATTGTAAAGTTGATTTCAATATCTTCTTCATCTCCAACCAACTCCAAACTATAATTTGATTCCGTTTTTTTCCATTTCGGACCGGATTCTTCTTTCTAGAGCGCATATTTACTCTTCGGCTTTAGCATCAGCTCTACTTAATTCCCATATCGCACTCGATCCCACTCATCGACATCGGAAAGAGAAAACAGAAGGCTAGGTCTATTTTAAAGTCAAATACCTAATACAAGGGGCTATTGAAATCTCAAAATTTTTGGAATATAAAATaaacttatttttatttacaaTTTGTTCGGCTATTTCTATCGCGCTTTTCGCGCATACATTCGCACGTATACAATGATGTTCGCTCTCTGGATTTTCGTAGTCCTTGGCGTTGGGTTGGCGCGGGGCAGCGGTGGCGGCACAAAATGGCTCTGCAGCCAGACAACCTTCTGTACGACCGAGAGTGAGATGGTGGAAGGGGAAAACTACAAAAGCGAGCGCTTCGAGAGCCAGCGGGACTGCCGGCTGTCCTGCGGCAAGTACGGCTCCGTTTGGCCAATGCCGACGGCGAAGGTCAGTCTGTCTCATAATCGAGTGCACTTCGATCCCCAGAAGATACACTTCGATGTGAGGGCGCCCAGTAAGGCGACCAGTCAGTTCCTGGACGAGGCACGACGCCTGTTCTTGGGTAATCTGCGCAAAGAGTGCCGCCGCGACTGCAAGCTGGCCAGCAGCGCGAAGATCGTGGTCAAGGCCAACGTGATCAGCGAAAGCCTGGTCCTTGACTGGCGCACGCACGAGAACTATAAGCTGGTCATCAACACAACGAAGGCCACGGGCACCGTTGTGAACATCCAGGCCACGACGGTGTACGGAGCGAGGCATGCCTTCGAGACGGTGAGCAATCTGGTAACGGGCAGCGCGGCCAGTGGCCTGCTGCTGGTCAGCGATGTCATCATCTCCGACCGTCCAGTCTACGCACATCGCGGCTTGATGCTGGACACTTCACGGAACTTCATACCCCTGTCGTATGTGCGGAAAACCATCGACGGCATGGCCGCCTCCAAGATGAATGTGCTCCACTGGCACGTGGTGGACGCTCACAGCTTCCCGCTGGAGATCACCCGAGTGCCCCAGATGCGGATCTACGGAGCCTATTCCAGCTCGCAGACCTACTCCCACAAGGAAGTCGTCCAGCTGATGAAGTACGCCCGCCTCAGGGGCATCCGCATCATCATAGAGATCGATGGGCCTGCGCACGCCCACAGCGGCTGGCAGTGGGGCCCAGAGGAGGGGCTGGGTCACTTGTCCGTGTGCCTGAACAGGATTCGCTGGGAGTCCTACTGCGCGGCTCCACCTTGCGGCCAACTGAATCCCATGAACGAAAACATGTACACGGTGCTGAAGGAGATCTTCCACCAGGTGGCAGAGATGGGGGCACCGGAGGAAACCATACACATGGGCGGCGACGAGGTGTACTTGTCGTGCTGGAACACCACAAAGCAGATCCGAGACAAGATGCTGGACGAGGGCTACGATCTCAGTGAGAAGAGCTTCTTCCGCCTCTGGGCGCAGTTCCATCAGCGCAATCTCCTGGCCTGGGAGGAGATCAACCAGCGCATGTATCCCGGCATTCCAGAGCCCAAGCCGGTCATTCTCTGGTCCAGCCCCCTGACGGATCCCCTCGCCATCGAGAACTACCTGCCCAAGAATCGGTTCATCATCCAGACCTGGGTCGACTCTCACGAGCCGCTAAACAAGATGCTGCTGTCCCGAGGCTACCGCATCATTGTCTCCACCAGGGATGCCTGGTATCTGGACCATGGCTTCTACGGTAGCACCGAGTACCACACCTGGCGGACCGTATACAATAACAAGCTGCCGAAAAGTCGCGATCGGCGGCAGGTCCTTGGCGGCGAGGTGTGCATGTGGAGCGAATCAGTCGATCAAAACTCGTTGGAGTCACGCATCTGGCCGCGAGCTGGGGCCGCCGCCGAGCGGCTCTGGTCGAATCCAAAGGAAGCGCCTGAGCTGATAGAGCGCCGCTTCTATCGTTATCGGGATCGTCTCGTCGACCGTGGCATCCACGCGGATGCCGTAACCCCTCGCTACTGTGTCCTTCACGAGGGAATGTGCGAACACTATTTTTACGACACAGATAATAAATACCTCTGAAAGCAGTTTCGTGGACTGAATGATGTGTCCTTTCGTCCTACTTATAAGCAAAAGAATGTACATATACCAGGGTTCCCAAAGCAGTTAGCATCCAATAGGCACAATATATGTGAACCAAATATGTGCCTCTGgtgtatctctctctctccctttcttGCGTCTCACTGCAGAGAGAGTGAATGAGATGGTGCGGTCTCTTGAAGTACAGAGCATTGAAAGATCTAGATTTATTGGTCTTCAAACTTCAAGGGCATTTAAAAATCGAAGCACAGCCGGGCAGCCAGCTTTcttactgttttttttttcgccaaaaaacaaaaactttgTGGGAGTTTTTTTCGGTGAAGCCTAATTGCGGATTACACTTGCCGcgccgcaccgcaccgcaccagAGCATGCGTGCCACGTTCTTGGTGGAGCAGCTACGTAGCCCAAAAAACCTAACCCCCAACTAATTATAACTTTGATGCAGTCGACCCGAAAACCTTTGAAGCGCTTTTACGCGGATTTCTCGTTTTCCTCTTTTTGGCGGCTTCAAAGTGCCTTTCCCGCTTCCCTACCTTTTCCCCCTGCCCTTTCGCTGCCAATGACAACGTGGCTGCCCAAAGTAAAATCTAGGCGCCAAGGCTCCAAATGCGTCCTGGAGAGAGGAAGAGATGGACTGAGCTTATCATCTGCGGAGGGGAgtcgagcgagagagagagagagagagcttttAGGCGAATTTTCAAGCAAAGCGATTCCAAGGCGAATGTTTGGAGAGTCATTAAGTGAAGTTTATTAAGTGCCCGAGCAGATAACCCAAATGAGTGCATGCCAAATGGAAGGCCAACGCAGTTTCCACTCATATCGACACCCCCCACCCAACCGACCAACCGACCGTCGCGATCCATCCCTGTGCCCTATGCCTATGCAAATACATAGCTCATGCTGAGGGAAAACTTTCCCACAAGAACtccacagagagagggagagagagagagagagagagggagagcgttAGAGAGAGCAGTGTATGTATAAAAACGAGATAACAAACAAATTGCCAGTGCAATTGCAAACTTGAGATTATCGCCAGCCCCGCATTACTCGTGCTTAACTTTACACAACTTAACCTAAGTTTACTATAGTTTCAAGAGCCGCGGTGGGGGGTCTGTCCGCGACCGGTCCTTATCGCATGCGGCTGATGTAAAAATAATATCCATTGTTGCCCAAGAAACTTTTAATGATAAGCAACAAGCCCAACCGCGCTGACCACAATTAATATTAAAACTTTTTGCATTTGTGTTTAAGGGCATTCTGGTCAGCAGAAGACAACAATGTTCCACAATTATGGAGTAACAAGCAATTCAAGCTTCGCGCCCACAATCGATACAAATATCGACACCATTCTCCAGTGCAAGGCCAATAGCTGTCTGCCATGACACCAGCCAGAGCTGTTACTAGTTATTACCAAAATCTACCAACAAGTTGGCAGCTCTACAAATATAttatcaacaaaaaaatgtatatcGATAAATTGATAGCATATAATACAGGTATATTAACGAATATAGGGTATAGTAACATCCATACGCAGGTATCTTGCATTTTCACTCTCTCAAATCGTACTACCGTGCATCACTTATTCCACTCGATTGAATTCATATCATTGTCACTCATTCAAACAATTTCACTTTGGCGCGCAGCTCATGTCGATAGTGCCATCGATAGTTCTCCACCTCTAGATCACACTGTATTCCGCCCAGGGTGACCGCTTACGGTATATTTAAtacttttcggtattttttagGTCAAAATTGAACCGACGGTATGTTTACGGTATATCGGTATGTAATGGCATATTTTGCCagtttcatcaatctattaaatttcattttcaacgttaaatagaaatccaataaaagcaattatttaaattaaatcaatcaagtagaaaattgattaatcaatcgtataaaactatgtgggcatggctaaatgttctataaagctgggaatattcgacagaatatcaaaaacgaggaatatgtataacaGAACTTGacttcgtcagtatatttgcggtatattttttaaatgagatgtatgtttcggtatatttctgacgGTCGGACGGCatattttatcgataggtccgcggtcacactgattCCGCCATTTTCCTTTGTTGCGCCGTGTTGGTATTCGTGAATTCTGTGatcaaaatttattaattaaaCATAGAAAATGGTAAATTGAAATCAAAcagatatatttatttaattgttTACAGTGCAAGTGATAAGTTGAGCGTATAGTTTGTTAGTTTTCATTGATAATTCCATACAATTAGGCATTTTCATTTGCCGGGTGTGTGGTCGGGCCCATGACTCGAGCTC
The Drosophila miranda strain MSH22 chromosome XL, D.miranda_PacBio2.1, whole genome shotgun sequence genome window above contains:
- the LOC108165174 gene encoding chitooligosaccharidolytic beta-N-acetylglucosaminidase-like, encoding MMFALWIFVVLGVGLARGSGGGTKWLCSQTTFCTTESEMVEGENYKSERFESQRDCRLSCGKYGSVWPMPTAKVSLSHNRVHFDPQKIHFDVRAPSKATSQFLDEARRLFLGNLRKECRRDCKLASSAKIVVKANVISESLVLDWRTHENYKLVINTTKATGTVVNIQATTVYGARHAFETVSNLVTGSAASGLLLVSDVIISDRPVYAHRGLMLDTSRNFIPLSYVRKTIDGMAASKMNVLHWHVVDAHSFPLEITRVPQMRIYGAYSSSQTYSHKEVVQLMKYARLRGIRIIIEIDGPAHAHSGWQWGPEEGLGHLSVCLNRIRWESYCAAPPCGQLNPMNENMYTVLKEIFHQVAEMGAPEETIHMGGDEVYLSCWNTTKQIRDKMLDEGYDLSEKSFFRLWAQFHQRNLLAWEEINQRMYPGIPEPKPVILWSSPLTDPLAIENYLPKNRFIIQTWVDSHEPLNKMLLSRGYRIIVSTRDAWYLDHGFYGSTEYHTWRTVYNNKLPKSRDRRQVLGGEVCMWSESVDQNSLESRIWPRAGAAAERLWSNPKEAPELIERRFYRYRDRLVDRGIHADAVTPRYCVLHEGMCEHYFYDTDNKYL